The DNA sequence ACAGGCGAGTTTTTTTGAAGTATTAGCGGATGGATTAGTAAACCAAGGCTTATTTTTAGGCCCCAAGTTAGACAAACAAAAAGCGTTGGCTGCTAGCCTCATCAATTTAAGTATCACTCAGGGTGATGCCACCCAATTATATGACGGTAAACACCCTAATCAAAATCCTGTTAGCCCCATTTATTGGTTAATCAATTACATGTCTAAACGTGGGGTAAGCTTTAGGGCGGGTCAGGCATTAATCACAGGGTCGTATGCAGGGGTGTTAGAGTTAGCGTTTGATTGCCTAAATGACATTGAGTATCAACACTTAGGCGCTTATCAAATTGAATTTATTGCTAAAAAGGTACACCGCTAAGTAGGGTGATGAAAAGGGGTTAACAGTTTGCATGGTTGATAGCGATTTTAGCAGGCGAAAACAGCGTGAGGCTATACAGTTCAGCCCACGCTGGCGGCGCGGGCTGGAGAGCCTAACGTTTAAATTTTAAAATATGGCCTTTAAATTCGTTTTCTAGATAGGCGGTTAGTGTTGGCTTTATATGGTCTGAGCTAAAGCCAAAATCCATCATTTTTTTGCTTATTTTGTTTTTTCTGCCTCGCCCTGGGTCAACCAATATCACCTCACAGTTAGGTTTAGCGTGCGCTTCGATAAAAGATGCAAGCAAATTGATATGTTCGTCTTCATACAGTAAATCACTGCCAATAATTAGGTCAAACTGTCCTAAATCGTCGTTGCTGTCGGCCCAACCGGTTCGTTCATAAGTGATAGGGCTATCTTGGTTTAGGGTGGTATTTCGCAGTAAAAACTTGCCCACTTCAGGGTGGTAGTCGGTAGCCGTAATATCGGCGTGACGTTTGTTAAGCAGCAAGCTAGATAAAGCCATACCACAACCCACTTCCAATATTCGTTTATTCGCTATTTGGTAATCTGAAATGTAATGCGCCAGCACTAAACTTGAGGGATAAATGATGCCAAATATTGGCCATGATGCTGA is a window from the Agarivorans sp. TSD2052 genome containing:
- a CDS encoding class I SAM-dependent methyltransferase → MTPLRYNYQTVEFGKTDIHLCTLRDNQQFSDPDDIAKKLGISSASWPIFGIIYPSSLVLAHYISDYQIANKRILEVGCGMALSSLLLNKRHADITATDYHPEVGKFLLRNTTLNQDSPITYERTGWADSNDDLGQFDLIIGSDLLYEDEHINLLASFIEAHAKPNCEVILVDPGRGRKNKISKKMMDFGFSSDHIKPTLTAYLENEFKGHILKFKR